From a region of the uncultured Desulfatiglans sp. genome:
- a CDS encoding conserved hypothetical protein (Evidence 4 : Unknown function but conserved in other organisms), with the protein MAEDYRSMWADLGLDLAAHDALLAVLGQAYQDIYMSQKDRPEGMGYFDFVMSEVHGLRIKELLDEKAAGRKIIGSYCVFVPEEIVLAANATLVGLCSGADFAMEDVEKILPRNTCALIKSSFGFKIGKVCPYLESADMIVGENTCDGKKKAYESLKDLVKNLYVMDLPQVKSQNGKALLKAEYLRFKEAVEDLTGIPVTAESLKQAIRTVNAKRAAVHRLSLLRNADPAPVSGLDALLVNQVFFYDNPARFTESVNKICDELERRIELKKGVFPEKTPRILVSGCPQAVPNWKLPMIVEGAGAVIVGEESCVGERGTRNLTDETGETVDEMLDAIVDRYFEVDCAIFTPNPDRLEHIREMVAAYNADGVIHYGLQFCQPYLMESMPVEKALEDMAIPCLRIETDYSMEDVGQLRTRVEAFVEQLR; encoded by the coding sequence ATGGCAGAGGATTACCGATCCATGTGGGCGGACCTGGGACTCGACCTGGCGGCCCACGATGCGTTGCTGGCAGTGTTGGGACAGGCGTATCAGGACATCTACATGTCGCAGAAAGACCGTCCGGAGGGAATGGGCTACTTCGACTTCGTCATGAGCGAAGTCCATGGCCTCAGGATCAAGGAATTGCTGGATGAGAAGGCAGCCGGGCGGAAGATCATCGGCTCCTACTGCGTTTTCGTGCCGGAGGAGATCGTCCTGGCCGCCAATGCCACCCTGGTGGGACTTTGCTCGGGGGCGGACTTCGCCATGGAGGATGTGGAAAAAATCCTGCCTCGCAATACCTGCGCCCTGATCAAATCCTCCTTCGGCTTCAAGATCGGCAAGGTCTGCCCCTATCTCGAGAGCGCGGACATGATCGTTGGGGAGAACACCTGCGACGGCAAGAAGAAGGCCTACGAGTCCTTGAAGGATCTCGTCAAAAACCTTTATGTCATGGATCTCCCGCAGGTCAAATCCCAAAACGGGAAGGCCCTTCTGAAGGCGGAGTATCTGCGTTTCAAGGAAGCCGTCGAGGATCTCACCGGGATTCCGGTGACCGCCGAATCGCTGAAGCAGGCGATACGTACGGTCAATGCCAAGCGCGCCGCTGTTCATCGGCTGTCGCTGCTCCGGAATGCCGATCCGGCGCCTGTATCGGGACTGGATGCCCTGTTGGTCAATCAGGTCTTTTTCTATGACAACCCGGCGCGGTTCACTGAATCCGTGAACAAGATCTGTGATGAACTGGAGCGGCGGATCGAGCTGAAGAAAGGCGTCTTCCCCGAAAAGACCCCGCGTATCCTGGTATCGGGCTGTCCGCAGGCGGTCCCGAATTGGAAACTGCCCATGATCGTCGAAGGCGCCGGGGCGGTGATCGTGGGTGAGGAGTCCTGCGTGGGCGAACGCGGCACGCGCAATCTTACCGATGAAACCGGTGAGACCGTGGATGAAATGCTGGATGCGATCGTCGATCGTTATTTCGAGGTCGATTGCGCCATCTTTACGCCCAATCCCGATCGGCTCGAGCACATCCGGGAGATGGTCGCCGCCTACAATGCGGATGGTGTGATCCATTATGGACTCCAGTTCTGCCAGCCGTATTTGATGGAGTCCATGCCGGTCGAAAAGGCCCTGGAGGATATGGCGATTCCCTGTCTGCGCATCGAGACCGACTACAGTATGGAGGACGTCGGCCAGCTTAGGACTCGGGTGGAGGCGTTCGTCGAACAGCTTCGGTAA
- the hgdC gene encoding Activator of (R)-2-hydroxyglutaryl-CoA dehydratase, producing MRFAGIDIGSRTIELVVVGEAGEIVSSVQADTGFDPMAEAKRLTEEVTFDRIMATGYGRNLFEISFDAPTVTEIKAHARGARAIFPEAQTVLDIGGQDSKAIALFENGKVKKFEMNDRCAAGTGKFLEIMARTLGFAIEAFGQEALKANRELSISSMCTVFAESEVTSLIAKGNDRLEIALGLHASVIRRAASMISRVASGGDIVFTGGVAKNPCMRRLLEERLGRRVLVPEDPQSVGAFGAALLAGE from the coding sequence ATGCGTTTTGCAGGAATCGACATTGGTTCTCGCACCATTGAACTGGTGGTTGTGGGTGAAGCAGGCGAGATCGTTTCCAGCGTGCAGGCCGACACCGGGTTCGACCCGATGGCCGAGGCGAAGCGGCTGACCGAGGAGGTGACGTTCGACCGGATCATGGCAACTGGCTATGGCCGGAATCTTTTCGAGATCTCCTTCGATGCACCGACGGTGACGGAAATCAAGGCCCACGCCAGAGGTGCACGGGCAATCTTCCCCGAGGCCCAAACCGTGCTCGACATCGGCGGGCAGGACAGCAAGGCCATTGCGCTGTTCGAAAACGGGAAGGTGAAAAAGTTCGAGATGAACGACCGCTGTGCCGCCGGTACCGGAAAATTTTTGGAGATTATGGCAAGAACACTGGGGTTCGCCATCGAAGCCTTCGGCCAAGAGGCCCTTAAAGCGAACAGAGAACTCAGCATATCGAGTATGTGCACCGTATTCGCTGAATCGGAGGTCACCTCCCTGATCGCGAAGGGCAACGACCGGCTGGAGATCGCCCTCGGCCTGCACGCCAGCGTCATCCGCCGGGCTGCGAGCATGATCAGCCGGGTTGCGTCCGGGGGGGACATCGTGTTCACCGGCGGTGTTGCCAAGAATCCGTGCATGCGCCGGCTGCTGGAGGAAAGGCTCGGCCGAAGGGTGCTCGTGCCGGAGGATCCGCAGTCCGTGGGCGCCTTCGGCGCAGCGCTGCTGGCCGGGGAATAG
- a CDS encoding conserved hypothetical protein (Evidence 4 : Unknown function but conserved in other organisms): protein MAVFFHRKSRFKRRLEVLRRGDKKSTIAASKADEIIKNLIGEDFSLFDDIYNKTKHGELRIDKCIKYDLGSGYRLICIEYGGDIFITYVGTHDDCDRWIENNRRFEPDLTDAIDEKNPEDYTQRDNKPLDLSRDEETDYDEILMKKIDQNVLRKIFCGLCSKDTD, encoded by the coding sequence ATGGCGGTTTTCTTTCATCGTAAATCAAGGTTCAAAAGGCGTCTCGAAGTCCTGAGGCGAGGCGATAAAAAGTCCACGATCGCTGCAAGCAAAGCAGACGAAATAATTAAGAATCTTATCGGGGAGGATTTCTCGCTTTTTGATGATATATACAATAAAACCAAACACGGGGAATTGCGAATTGATAAATGCATAAAATACGACTTGGGGAGTGGATACCGGCTGATATGCATAGAATATGGCGGCGATATTTTCATCACTTATGTGGGTACCCATGACGATTGCGATCGCTGGATCGAAAACAATAGGCGCTTTGAACCGGACTTAACGGATGCGATAGATGAAAAAAACCCTGAGGATTACACGCAGAGAGACAATAAGCCTCTGGATTTAAGTCGCGATGAAGAAACGGACTATGACGAAATCCTTATGAAGAAGATCGATCAGAATGTTCTCAGGAAGATTTTCTGCGGTCTGTGCAGTAAAGACACCGACTAG
- a CDS encoding Citrate transporter: protein MTIEVLILLAIVAAAFVLFVGGWLRVDVVGLLVLSALALTGLVNAQEALAGFSSPAVVTVWALFILSAGLTRTGIAHQLGRPLQRFAKGSEALLITALMVAASLLSALINTVTVAAILLPATMDLARRSGRPPSRLLLPLALGCLLGGPFTGISTPPNILVTDAIRSAGLQPFGLFDFTPITGAIVAAGILFMVVIGRRLLPSRTTPQEGVDRPSIGTSYQLAAHIFTTRIPKGSPLDGRTLAESRLGSALYLTVLALQRKGVLMLAPRPNDILQAGDTLVVHGTPELLEGFRASEHLQVEPVELAKHLFPRCLQIAKARIPEGSPLLGSTLAESGLRREHRAQVLALHASDETEVKDLRRHRLAEGEKLILQGESEALEKLAALGLISDLHIVPEHEAGILAARRTELLPVRVPVGSVLAEHNLIESRLGNGFGLTVIGLARGEEVLCMPSPDEKIQPGDLLVLQGSTRDLEVLEGLQDLEISERSTSLAAELESQQIGATEVLLSPRTSLASRTLADLLFRERYGISVLAIWRRGRAYRTGLQDMPLQFGDALLVYGQRQSLENLARDPDFLVLDEAAARAPRLEKARVAVAIMLAVLASAILGLVPIAIAALTGAALMVLFGCLSMEEAYRAIEWKVVFLIAAMLPLGAAIENTGAAQMGAGALVAAVGDLGPRWVVAALFVITVLGTQIIPTAALVVLMAPVALSAAASLGISPHLLMMTVAISASSSFASPLSHPAHLLVMGPGGYRFMDYVKVGAPITIISLLVSVALLPVLWPPFG, encoded by the coding sequence TTGACCATCGAAGTCCTCATACTCCTGGCCATCGTCGCTGCAGCCTTCGTCCTTTTTGTCGGGGGATGGCTGAGGGTGGATGTCGTCGGCCTGCTGGTGCTCTCCGCCCTTGCCTTGACAGGCCTGGTCAACGCCCAGGAGGCGCTGGCGGGGTTCAGCAGCCCGGCGGTGGTCACGGTGTGGGCCCTGTTCATCCTGTCCGCCGGACTGACGCGCACCGGCATCGCCCACCAGCTCGGGCGGCCGCTGCAGCGCTTCGCCAAGGGCAGCGAAGCGCTGCTCATAACGGCCCTGATGGTTGCGGCCAGCCTGCTCTCGGCGCTCATCAACACGGTCACCGTCGCCGCCATCCTCCTGCCGGCGACGATGGACCTGGCCCGGCGCAGCGGACGCCCCCCTTCAAGGCTGCTCCTGCCCCTGGCGCTCGGGTGTCTACTTGGGGGCCCGTTCACGGGCATTTCCACCCCTCCCAACATCCTGGTGACCGACGCCATTCGCAGCGCCGGCCTGCAGCCCTTCGGCCTTTTCGACTTTACACCGATCACCGGTGCCATCGTTGCGGCCGGGATCTTGTTCATGGTCGTGATCGGAAGGCGTCTGCTCCCGAGCCGCACCACCCCGCAGGAAGGCGTTGACCGCCCCTCCATCGGCACGTCTTATCAGCTCGCTGCCCACATTTTTACGACACGCATCCCGAAAGGCTCTCCACTCGACGGCCGTACCCTCGCCGAGAGCAGGCTCGGATCGGCCCTTTATCTCACCGTCCTGGCGCTTCAGCGAAAAGGGGTGCTGATGCTCGCTCCCCGCCCGAACGACATCCTGCAGGCAGGCGACACCCTGGTTGTGCATGGCACCCCTGAACTTTTGGAGGGCTTCCGTGCCAGCGAGCACCTCCAGGTAGAGCCGGTCGAACTCGCCAAACACCTCTTCCCGCGATGCCTGCAAATCGCTAAGGCGCGCATTCCCGAAGGCTCGCCGCTGCTTGGCTCTACACTGGCGGAAAGCGGCCTGCGGCGCGAACATCGCGCCCAGGTGCTCGCACTCCACGCTTCGGATGAAACCGAGGTCAAAGATCTGCGGCGCCATCGTCTGGCCGAAGGCGAAAAACTGATCCTGCAGGGCGAGTCTGAGGCCCTCGAAAAGCTGGCGGCCCTCGGACTTATCTCGGATCTGCATATCGTGCCGGAGCACGAGGCAGGCATCCTTGCCGCCAGGCGCACCGAACTTCTGCCTGTGCGCGTTCCTGTGGGATCGGTGCTCGCGGAGCACAACCTGATCGAGAGTCGTCTGGGAAACGGGTTCGGTCTGACGGTGATCGGCCTCGCGCGCGGAGAGGAAGTGCTGTGCATGCCATCACCGGACGAAAAGATACAGCCTGGAGACCTTCTGGTGCTGCAGGGTTCGACCCGAGACCTCGAGGTGCTGGAAGGGCTTCAGGATCTGGAAATCTCGGAACGGTCCACCAGCCTGGCCGCCGAACTGGAATCCCAGCAGATCGGCGCAACCGAGGTTTTGCTCTCGCCCAGAACCAGCCTGGCCAGCCGGACCCTCGCCGATCTCCTTTTCCGCGAGCGCTACGGCATCAGTGTCCTCGCCATCTGGAGAAGGGGCCGCGCCTATCGGACCGGCCTTCAAGACATGCCGCTCCAATTCGGAGACGCCCTCCTGGTATATGGACAGCGTCAAAGCCTGGAAAATCTGGCCCGCGACCCCGATTTTCTCGTACTCGACGAAGCGGCCGCCCGGGCGCCCCGCCTCGAAAAAGCGCGGGTTGCAGTGGCCATTATGCTCGCGGTCCTCGCAAGCGCTATCCTCGGCCTGGTACCGATCGCCATTGCCGCCCTTACCGGTGCCGCGCTGATGGTGCTCTTCGGCTGCCTGAGCATGGAGGAGGCCTACCGGGCCATCGAGTGGAAAGTCGTATTTCTGATTGCAGCGATGCTGCCGCTCGGAGCCGCCATCGAAAACACGGGTGCTGCCCAGATGGGGGCCGGCGCATTGGTCGCCGCCGTCGGCGATCTTGGCCCGCGATGGGTCGTCGCCGCCCTCTTCGTCATCACAGTGCTCGGCACCCAGATCATCCCCACGGCGGCTTTGGTGGTCCTCATGGCACCGGTGGCACTCAGCGCCGCCGCATCGCTCGGGATTTCGCCCCATCTCCTGATGATGACCGTGGCCATTTCGGCCTCGTCGAGCTTCGCGAGCCCACTCTCGCACCCCGCCCATCTGCTGGTCATGGGACCGGGCGGCTACCGTTTCATGGATTACGTGAAGGTCGGCGCCCCCATCACGATCATCTCGCTGCTTGTCTCCGTCGCGCTGCTGCCGGTCCTGTGGCCGCCTTTCGGTTAG
- a CDS encoding conserved exported hypothetical protein (Evidence 4 : Unknown function but conserved in other organisms), with amino-acid sequence MIRLQKALLTGLLWVLFFGPPAPVHAQDLPEGQTQAMMALLKEQNSALSTDLRRIQREIAALRADLARPGVKDIFGGIGYIFGLFGVAAFVASRRKSPTPPAG; translated from the coding sequence GTGATCCGCCTGCAAAAAGCCTTATTGACAGGTCTTCTGTGGGTTCTGTTTTTCGGCCCGCCTGCCCCCGTCCATGCGCAGGATCTTCCCGAGGGACAGACTCAGGCCATGATGGCCCTTCTTAAAGAGCAGAACAGCGCGCTGTCAACGGATCTCCGGCGCATTCAGCGTGAAATTGCAGCCCTGCGGGCGGATCTTGCCAGGCCCGGCGTGAAAGACATCTTCGGGGGCATCGGGTATATCTTCGGCCTGTTCGGGGTCGCGGCCTTCGTCGCCTCCCGCCGGAAATCCCCAACCCCTCCGGCCGGATGA
- a CDS encoding conserved hypothetical protein (Evidence 4 : Unknown function but conserved in other organisms), giving the protein MDTNGLASGNGLITGMDSKLTEVYMKIRRCGILAFVAIFLFSGTALAHKVNVFAYAEAGKIYTESYFPDGKAIIGGKVQVYDSSDRLLLEGVTDDKGLFSFDIPKMDDLKIVIDAGMGHRNSFDLKRSDVETGK; this is encoded by the coding sequence ATGGACACGAACGGGCTTGCATCAGGAAACGGCCTTATCACCGGAATGGATTCGAAATTAACGGAGGTTTACATGAAAATCAGGCGTTGCGGAATTCTGGCCTTTGTTGCAATTTTCCTTTTCTCTGGGACCGCGCTGGCGCACAAGGTGAACGTCTTTGCCTACGCCGAAGCCGGAAAGATCTATACGGAAAGCTATTTCCCGGACGGCAAGGCCATTATCGGCGGCAAAGTGCAGGTGTACGACAGCTCGGACCGATTGCTTCTGGAGGGAGTGACAGACGATAAAGGATTGTTCAGCTTTGACATTCCCAAAATGGATGACTTGAAGATCGTCATCGACGCGGGCATGGGGCACCGAAACAGCTTCGACCTGAAAAGATCTGACGTGGAGACCGGCAAGTGA
- a CDS encoding hypothetical protein (Evidence 5 : Unknown function) — MVFLANLGVNLHVCLCGDHQVASAQALGFLDIG, encoded by the coding sequence ATGGTCTTTTTAGCCAATCTCGGCGTCAATCTGCACGTTTGCTTGTGCGGCGACCACCAGGTCGCCTCCGCGCAAGCGCTTGGATTTCTAGACATTGGCTAA
- a CDS encoding conserved exported hypothetical protein (Evidence 4 : Unknown function but conserved in other organisms) translates to MRKVFSCLTAAVLTLLVASFDPAWGHFGAIIPSDDIVTKDDPKNLTLQIKFIHPMEMHYMDMAKPKQFAVVHNGEKTDLLGGLRASKGKSPDQTEAFTFWTADFEIRRPGDYTFYTEPAPYWEPAEDCFIVHYTKVCVNALGLEAGWDQPVGLETEIVPLTRPYGLWTCNVFTGQVLLKGKPVPFAEVEIEYLNESPGNVHVVTPPADPYVTQVVKADAGGVFTYAMPRAGWWGFSALSKADWKLNQDGQEKEVEIGAVYWVRTRDMK, encoded by the coding sequence ATGCGCAAAGTCTTTTCATGCTTAACCGCTGCGGTTCTAACCCTCCTGGTGGCGTCTTTCGATCCCGCCTGGGGCCACTTCGGTGCGATCATACCGTCCGATGACATCGTGACCAAGGACGACCCAAAGAACCTGACTCTTCAGATCAAGTTCATCCATCCCATGGAGATGCATTACATGGACATGGCAAAGCCGAAGCAATTCGCCGTGGTCCATAACGGCGAGAAAACCGACTTGCTCGGCGGCCTTCGGGCGTCCAAGGGAAAAAGCCCCGATCAGACGGAAGCATTCACCTTCTGGACCGCCGATTTTGAAATCCGCAGACCGGGGGACTATACCTTCTACACAGAACCTGCACCTTACTGGGAACCCGCCGAGGACTGTTTCATCGTCCATTACACCAAGGTTTGCGTCAACGCCCTGGGTCTGGAAGCAGGCTGGGATCAGCCGGTCGGTTTGGAAACGGAGATCGTGCCGTTGACCCGCCCTTACGGGTTGTGGACCTGCAATGTCTTTACAGGCCAGGTTCTGCTCAAGGGCAAGCCGGTTCCGTTCGCCGAAGTGGAAATTGAATATCTGAATGAATCGCCCGGGAATGTCCATGTCGTCACGCCGCCGGCCGATCCCTACGTGACGCAGGTGGTCAAGGCGGATGCCGGCGGCGTTTTCACCTACGCCATGCCGAGGGCCGGCTGGTGGGGCTTCTCCGCCCTTAGCAAGGCCGACTGGAAGCTGAACCAGGACGGGCAGGAAAAGGAAGTGGAGATCGGGGCCGTCTACTGGGTGCGCACCCGCGATATGAAATAG
- a CDS encoding hypothetical protein (Evidence 5 : Unknown function) has protein sequence MFFRPGEGILCHAPPDQARRSLVDVGFFNAFVCLSRRRVGIYRPSFHFSRLQPFQA, from the coding sequence TTGTTTTTTCGTCCGGGAGAAGGAATTTTATGTCACGCCCCGCCTGATCAGGCCCGACGGTCTCTGGTGGACGTCGGTTTCTTCAACGCCTTCGTCTGCCTGTCAAGGCGCCGGGTGGGCATCTATCGCCCGTCTTTCCATTTTTCCCGATTGCAGCCGTTTCAAGCGTAA
- a CDS encoding conserved hypothetical protein (Evidence 4 : Unknown function but conserved in other organisms), with protein sequence MSMAYNALTGKEVMKKHVMIAMAIAAGVILTGNTWSGEASAQMGRGPSEHYVEKRPEVSAAPEPESPALFEKIGDMITFSCIIAGAYQYENPSVGEDDDFGRGALAIQPEVSISPTPADEIFFKLGFGAGNGLNIEKHPFALAPWAADLEDDVKDINGRNRDYLLTAWYKHLFTFDEGHTLGLTGGIIDATDYLDENPYANDEYSQFMNEALVNAPNAFLPSYDLGGALEWEWSDIALKGVVMQIDENDEGDAYDFYGVELNYTLDTLLGEGSYAILLCATSRDFSGAGGAGKEALKGVGLSFAQPLGENLGAWVRFRWCDDEAAVDHKNLYSGGFDISGNLWGRELDNIGIGYGRLDGGNQDIDRVQAAEAYLRCGLNEIFAVTLDVQYLDDRYKAGAGEDVDGWITGVRVTAEF encoded by the coding sequence ATGAGCATGGCATACAACGCGTTGACAGGGAAAGAGGTTATGAAAAAACATGTTATGATAGCGATGGCCATCGCGGCCGGTGTGATATTAACCGGAAACACCTGGAGCGGAGAAGCATCCGCTCAAATGGGCCGAGGGCCATCGGAGCATTACGTAGAGAAGCGGCCGGAAGTCTCTGCAGCCCCTGAACCGGAATCCCCCGCGCTGTTCGAGAAAATCGGTGATATGATCACTTTCAGCTGTATCATCGCCGGAGCCTACCAGTATGAAAACCCGAGCGTCGGTGAAGACGACGACTTCGGGCGCGGCGCCCTGGCGATTCAACCGGAAGTCAGCATCAGCCCGACCCCGGCCGACGAGATCTTCTTCAAGCTCGGCTTTGGCGCAGGAAACGGCCTGAACATCGAAAAGCACCCGTTCGCCCTCGCCCCCTGGGCCGCTGATCTGGAAGACGACGTCAAGGATATCAACGGACGCAACCGGGATTACCTCTTGACAGCCTGGTACAAACACCTGTTCACTTTCGATGAGGGGCACACGCTGGGGCTCACGGGGGGCATCATCGATGCGACCGATTATCTCGACGAGAATCCATATGCCAACGATGAATACTCCCAGTTCATGAACGAGGCCCTGGTCAACGCCCCCAATGCATTCCTGCCCTCCTACGACCTCGGAGGAGCCCTGGAATGGGAGTGGAGCGACATTGCCCTGAAGGGGGTGGTCATGCAGATCGATGAAAACGACGAGGGCGATGCCTATGATTTTTACGGCGTCGAGCTGAACTACACGCTGGACACTCTCCTTGGGGAGGGCAGCTACGCCATCCTCCTGTGTGCGACCAGCCGTGATTTCAGCGGAGCAGGGGGGGCCGGCAAAGAAGCCCTGAAAGGAGTCGGCCTTTCGTTCGCTCAGCCGCTTGGAGAGAACCTGGGAGCCTGGGTCCGCTTCCGATGGTGTGACGATGAGGCGGCTGTCGATCACAAAAACCTTTACTCCGGAGGATTCGACATCAGCGGCAACCTCTGGGGCCGGGAGCTTGACAACATCGGCATCGGCTATGGCCGACTGGACGGCGGCAACCAGGACATCGACCGGGTCCAGGCGGCGGAGGCCTATCTGCGATGCGGGCTGAACGAGATCTTCGCCGTCACCCTGGATGTCCAGTATTTGGACGACCGATATAAGGCGGGTGCCGGTGAGGATGTCGACGGATGGATCACGGGTGTGCGGGTGACCGCGGAATTCTAA
- a CDS encoding Sodium/hydrogen exchanger, which translates to METAPFNHPGLIIALALAAGMISQALAHHLRLPGIVLLLAAGVALGPDGAGLIHPEALGSGLNILTGFAVAVILFEGGINLKFRRLRRTQHSIRRLILLGGPVTLAGAATAAHWIMDWPWQTALLFGTLVMVTGPTVINPLLKRLKVKRTVATVLEAEGVLIDAFGAVVATVALEAALSPAHGTPLVWGLHVVSRLGFGTLCGCALGMVLIFLYRLKRCIPEGTENVFTLAAILALFQGSNQLLPESGLAAVTTAGIIVGNFSTHALRDLAEFKEELTVLLIGMLFVLLAADVRLSHVMNLGWPALGLVLVLMFLIRPAAVFAGTVFSDLQWKERLFIAWIGPRGIVAAAVASFFANAFGERGLTGGYELRAMVFLVIASTVVVAGLTGGFVAGALGLRRPSQAGWVILGANALARGLARLFREDSQETILIDSNADHCMAAQNDCTRIIYGNGLQSRNLLRAEIDTRRGALAMTGNDEVNYLFVQKVKEQTRGIALWTALKMDSETLTRKMLHRSGIHLIFGAPIDVEIWDRRFRSNQVYLQQWRCRSNPPRYAEGCHLMTGYPGSGLIAAAMRREKRLSPVGDGTRFKAGDKVYFFVFKPEIDTAREFLKAAGWRRLDLEDQNAFTTSTCHLKQGKPTPSCAQTEP; encoded by the coding sequence ATGGAGACCGCACCCTTCAATCACCCGGGTCTGATCATCGCTCTTGCGCTGGCAGCGGGAATGATTTCTCAAGCGCTGGCGCACCACCTGCGCCTGCCGGGGATCGTCCTACTTCTGGCTGCGGGTGTCGCTCTGGGACCGGACGGTGCCGGCCTCATTCACCCGGAGGCGCTCGGCTCGGGTTTGAATATTCTGACGGGTTTCGCTGTGGCCGTCATCCTCTTCGAAGGCGGGATCAACCTGAAATTCAGGCGCTTGAGGCGAACTCAGCACTCAATCCGCCGACTGATCCTTCTGGGCGGCCCCGTGACCCTGGCGGGCGCCGCGACGGCCGCGCATTGGATCATGGACTGGCCGTGGCAGACCGCCCTCCTCTTCGGCACCCTGGTGATGGTCACCGGCCCAACGGTGATCAATCCCCTGCTGAAACGACTGAAGGTCAAACGCACGGTGGCCACTGTGCTCGAGGCTGAAGGCGTGTTGATCGACGCCTTCGGTGCGGTCGTCGCTACGGTGGCCCTGGAGGCCGCCTTGAGCCCCGCCCACGGCACCCCTCTTGTGTGGGGCTTGCACGTCGTATCCCGCCTGGGATTCGGCACCCTTTGCGGCTGCGCCCTGGGTATGGTCCTCATCTTCCTCTACCGTCTCAAACGATGCATCCCGGAAGGCACGGAAAACGTATTCACCCTGGCCGCAATTCTGGCCCTTTTTCAGGGCAGTAACCAGCTGCTTCCGGAAAGCGGTCTGGCCGCGGTAACGACCGCGGGTATCATCGTCGGCAATTTCAGCACTCATGCCCTGCGCGATCTGGCGGAATTCAAAGAGGAGTTGACCGTCCTCCTGATCGGCATGCTCTTCGTCCTGCTCGCCGCCGATGTCCGCCTGTCGCACGTCATGAACCTCGGGTGGCCGGCCCTGGGACTCGTTCTGGTCCTGATGTTCCTGATCCGGCCTGCGGCCGTTTTCGCCGGAACCGTTTTTTCGGATCTGCAATGGAAAGAACGCCTCTTTATCGCCTGGATCGGCCCCCGGGGAATCGTGGCTGCTGCCGTGGCATCCTTTTTCGCCAACGCCTTCGGCGAAAGGGGACTAACTGGGGGCTACGAACTCCGTGCGATGGTTTTCCTGGTCATCGCCTCGACGGTCGTCGTCGCGGGTCTGACCGGTGGCTTCGTTGCCGGCGCACTGGGTCTGCGGCGGCCGAGTCAGGCAGGGTGGGTCATTTTGGGGGCCAACGCCCTTGCAAGGGGCTTGGCAAGATTGTTCAGAGAAGACAGCCAGGAGACCATCCTGATCGACTCCAATGCGGATCACTGCATGGCCGCGCAAAACGACTGCACCCGGATTATCTACGGCAACGGCCTGCAGTCCAGAAACCTGCTGCGGGCTGAAATCGACACGCGGCGCGGCGCCCTCGCCATGACAGGCAATGACGAGGTGAATTATCTGTTCGTCCAGAAGGTGAAGGAACAAACCAGAGGGATTGCCCTTTGGACTGCCTTGAAAATGGATTCGGAGACCCTGACCAGGAAGATGCTGCATAGATCCGGGATCCACCTCATTTTCGGCGCGCCGATCGACGTCGAGATCTGGGATCGCCGCTTCAGATCGAATCAGGTGTACCTCCAGCAGTGGCGATGCCGATCCAACCCTCCGCGATACGCTGAAGGCTGTCATCTGATGACGGGTTATCCGGGAAGCGGTCTGATTGCCGCCGCCATGCGCAGAGAGAAAAGACTGTCACCCGTCGGTGACGGCACACGCTTCAAGGCAGGGGACAAGGTCTATTTTTTCGTGTTCAAGCCCGAAATAGACACAGCCCGAGAATTTTTGAAGGCTGCGGGGTGGCGGCGCCTCGACCTCGAGGACCAAAACGCCTTCACGACCTCGACCTGCCACCTCAAACAGGGTAAACCCACGCCTTCGTGCGCCCAGACGGAACCATAG
- a CDS encoding hypothetical protein (Evidence 5 : Unknown function): MKSLSSHATRVQSDCIAAGPGLTDIQEIERLLRGNPEAAPGAEIGRKDHFRIGN; the protein is encoded by the coding sequence ATGAAAAGTCTATCCTCGCACGCTACGCGTGTTCAGTCCGACTGCATCGCGGCCGGTCCCGGTTTGACCGATATCCAGGAAATCGAGCGCTTGCTTAGGGGCAATCCGGAGGCCGCCCCTGGCGCCGAGATTGGCCGAAAAGACCATTTCCGGATTGGAAACTGA